Proteins encoded in a region of the Paucibacter sediminis genome:
- a CDS encoding bifunctional metallophosphatase/5'-nucleotidase produces MTPIARLPFAIACVALLLSACVSTPPSTPPSAPLSVKLLAINDFHGNLKPPAGGIRVADPAQPGASMELAAGGAEYLASAVQQLRAKNPNHIFVAAGDLVGASPLLSALFHDEPTIESLGLMGLEVTAVGNHEFDNGAAELLRKQHGGCHPVDGCKGPEPFRGARYQYLAASTWDLGSGKTLFPATYIKRFEGVPVGFIGLTLKGTPGIVSPKAAEGLRFDDEVQTINRLVPELQQQGVEAIVVLIHEGGFPSGDYNECPGISGPIVDIVQRLDKAVDLVVSGHTHKAYNCRIGGRLVTSGDKYGTIVSEIDLQIDRRTRDIVSAQASNVLVRNDRFAKAPEQSALIAAYEERSGPLAKRVVGRIPVSFTRDEGAHPAGETLMGELIADAQLEATAAPENGGAVLALTNIGGVRAGLVMKGQGEVSYEDVFSVQPFYNTLVTLDLSGAALYEALEQQWLNQPKFRPLQVSSGFRYRWDASRPPGQRVLAGSLSLYGKPIEPQARYRVTINSFMAAGGDGFPAFTQGLAARTGMMDVDALVQYLERHSPVQPSALDRVQRLN; encoded by the coding sequence CCTATCGCACGTCTCCCCTTTGCTATTGCCTGCGTCGCGCTGCTGCTGAGCGCCTGCGTCAGCACGCCGCCAAGCACGCCGCCAAGTGCGCCTCTCAGTGTCAAGCTGCTGGCCATCAACGACTTCCATGGCAATCTGAAGCCCCCAGCCGGCGGCATCCGCGTGGCCGACCCGGCCCAGCCCGGCGCCAGCATGGAGCTGGCCGCGGGCGGCGCCGAATACCTGGCCAGCGCGGTGCAGCAGCTGCGTGCCAAGAACCCCAACCACATCTTCGTGGCGGCCGGCGATCTGGTCGGCGCCAGCCCGCTGCTCTCGGCCCTGTTCCACGACGAGCCCACCATCGAGTCGCTGGGCCTGATGGGCCTGGAGGTGACGGCGGTGGGCAACCATGAATTCGACAACGGCGCGGCCGAGCTGCTGCGCAAGCAGCATGGCGGCTGCCACCCGGTGGACGGCTGCAAGGGGCCTGAGCCCTTCCGCGGCGCACGCTACCAATACCTGGCCGCCAGCACCTGGGACCTGGGCAGCGGCAAGACCCTGTTCCCGGCCACCTACATCAAGCGCTTCGAGGGCGTACCGGTGGGCTTCATCGGCCTCACGCTGAAGGGCACGCCGGGCATCGTCAGCCCCAAGGCCGCCGAGGGCCTGCGCTTCGACGACGAGGTGCAGACCATCAACCGCCTGGTGCCCGAGTTGCAGCAGCAGGGCGTCGAGGCCATCGTGGTGCTGATCCACGAGGGCGGTTTCCCGAGCGGCGACTACAACGAATGCCCGGGCATCTCGGGGCCCATCGTCGACATCGTGCAGCGCCTGGACAAGGCGGTGGACCTGGTGGTGAGCGGGCATACGCACAAGGCCTACAACTGCCGCATCGGCGGGCGCCTGGTCACCAGCGGCGACAAGTACGGCACCATCGTCAGCGAGATCGACCTGCAGATCGACCGCCGCACGCGCGACATCGTCAGCGCCCAGGCCAGCAATGTGCTGGTGCGCAACGACCGCTTCGCCAAGGCGCCCGAGCAGAGCGCGCTGATCGCCGCCTACGAGGAACGTTCGGGCCCGCTGGCCAAGCGCGTGGTGGGCCGCATACCGGTCTCGTTCACGCGCGACGAGGGCGCCCATCCCGCCGGCGAGACCCTGATGGGCGAGCTGATCGCCGATGCGCAGCTGGAGGCCACCGCCGCGCCCGAGAACGGCGGCGCGGTGCTGGCGCTGACCAATATCGGCGGTGTGCGCGCCGGCCTGGTGATGAAGGGCCAGGGCGAGGTCAGCTACGAGGACGTGTTCAGCGTGCAACCCTTCTACAACACCCTGGTCACCCTCGATCTGAGCGGTGCCGCGCTGTACGAGGCGCTGGAGCAGCAATGGCTGAACCAGCCCAAGTTCAGGCCGCTACAGGTGTCCAGCGGTTTTCGCTACCGCTGGGATGCCAGCCGGCCGCCGGGCCAGCGTGTGCTGGCCGGCAGCCTCAGCCTGTATGGCAAACCGATCGAGCCCCAGGCCCGCTACCGCGTGACCATCAACAGCTTCATGGCCGCCGGCGGCGACGGCTTCCCGGCCTTCACCCAGGGGCTGGCGGCGCGCACCGGCATGATGGACGTGGACGCCCTGGTGCAATACCTTGAGCGCCACAGCCCCGTGCAGCCCAGCGCGCTGGACCGCGTGCAGCGGCTCAACTAA
- a CDS encoding Hsp33 family molecular chaperone HslO translates to MSELHKFLFEGLPVRGMLVRLTGAWREVLKRREAVGQFPPEVRVLLGEMAAAGVLMQSNIKFNGALVLQVLGDGPVKLAVAEVQPDLSFRATAKVVGEVPAGARLEAMLNVHGQGRCAITLDPKDRMPGQQPYQGVVPLHGDQREPLQKVSEVLEHYMLQSEQLDTKLVLAANDEVATGLLIQHMPIEGEGNLERQARAASDVGFADAFNRISMLAGTLSAEELLTLDADTILRRLFWEEDLRRFEPLTPSFACSCSRQRVGKMLMGLGRDEVDGILAERGHVEIGCDFCGLQYSFDAVDVGGLFATGQTQQAGAGDASLQ, encoded by the coding sequence ATGAGCGAGTTGCACAAATTCCTGTTCGAGGGCCTGCCGGTGCGCGGCATGCTGGTGCGCCTGACCGGCGCCTGGCGCGAGGTGCTGAAGCGCCGTGAAGCGGTGGGCCAGTTCCCGCCCGAGGTGCGGGTGCTGCTGGGCGAGATGGCGGCGGCGGGCGTGCTGATGCAGTCCAATATCAAGTTCAACGGCGCGCTGGTGCTGCAGGTGCTGGGCGACGGGCCGGTGAAGCTGGCGGTGGCCGAGGTGCAGCCCGACCTAAGCTTCCGCGCCACCGCCAAGGTGGTGGGCGAGGTGCCGGCGGGCGCCCGGCTCGAGGCCATGCTGAATGTGCACGGCCAGGGGCGCTGCGCCATCACCCTCGACCCCAAGGACCGCATGCCCGGCCAGCAGCCCTACCAGGGCGTGGTGCCCCTGCATGGCGACCAGCGCGAGCCGCTGCAAAAGGTGTCCGAGGTGCTGGAGCATTACATGCTGCAGTCCGAGCAGCTCGACACCAAGCTGGTGCTGGCGGCCAACGACGAGGTGGCCACCGGCCTGCTGATCCAGCACATGCCGATCGAGGGCGAGGGCAATCTGGAGCGTCAGGCGCGCGCGGCCAGCGACGTCGGCTTTGCCGATGCCTTCAACCGCATCAGCATGCTGGCCGGCACGCTCAGCGCCGAGGAGTTGCTGACCCTGGACGCCGACACGATTCTGCGCCGCCTGTTCTGGGAAGAAGACCTGCGCCGCTTCGAGCCGCTGACGCCCAGCTTCGCCTGCTCCTGCTCGCGCCAGCGCGTCGGCAAGATGCTGATGGGCCTGGGCCGCGACGAGGTGGACGGCATCCTCGCGGAGCGCGGCCATGTCGAGATCGGCTGCGACTTCTGCGGCCTGCAGTACAGCTTCGATGCGGTGGACGTGGGCGGCCTGTTCGCCACCGGCCAGACGCAGCAGGCCGGCGCCGGCGACGCCAGCCTGCAATGA
- a CDS encoding gamma carbonic anhydrase family protein: MAIYQLGELRPEVADSAWVADSAQVIGRVTLGEDVSIWFNAVLRGDSDSLSIGRGSNIQDGSVLHADTGFPLVLGENVTVGHQVMLHGCTVGDNSLIGIGAVVLNGARIGKNSLVGAGSLVTEGKVFPDGSLIMGSPAKLVRELTPEAIQGLAASAAHYIHNGQRYAADLKKIS, from the coding sequence ATGGCGATTTACCAGTTGGGCGAGCTCAGGCCCGAAGTTGCAGACAGCGCCTGGGTGGCCGACAGCGCCCAGGTGATAGGCCGGGTGACGCTGGGCGAGGACGTGAGCATCTGGTTCAACGCCGTGCTGCGCGGCGACAGTGACAGCCTCAGCATCGGCCGCGGCAGCAATATCCAGGACGGCTCGGTGCTGCATGCCGACACCGGCTTCCCGCTGGTGCTGGGCGAGAACGTCACCGTGGGGCACCAGGTCATGCTGCATGGCTGCACGGTGGGCGACAACAGCCTGATCGGCATCGGCGCCGTGGTGCTGAACGGCGCGCGCATCGGCAAGAACTCGCTGGTGGGCGCCGGCTCGCTGGTGACCGAGGGCAAGGTGTTCCCGGACGGCAGCCTGATCATGGGCAGCCCGGCCAAGCTGGTGCGTGAACTCACGCCCGAGGCCATCCAGGGTCTGGCGGCCAGTGCGGCGCATTACATCCACAACGGCCAGCGTTACGCCGCCGACCTGAAGAAGATTTCCTGA
- a CDS encoding ferritin-like domain-containing protein, producing the protein METRHRALEVLRIVDPAAKAAAARALYAAAQDGLILACEAQIQAPPDLPGRPDRPRLVAAIKVANRSPFTLAGRAGLIHAICHIEFNAINLALDAVWRFAGMPAPYYLDWLRVASEEALHFGLLHEHLQSLGHGYGDFDAHDGLWSMAERTRADVLARMALVPRTLEARGLDATPPLQDKLRRAGDLRAVEILDVILRDEIGHVEIGNRWYRQLCRERGLDPIALYPELVARYEAPRLRPPFNLPARSAAGFSAEELAYLQG; encoded by the coding sequence ATGGAAACCCGTCACCGCGCGCTCGAGGTCTTGCGCATCGTCGATCCAGCGGCCAAGGCCGCCGCCGCCCGCGCGCTTTATGCGGCCGCGCAGGACGGTCTCATATTGGCCTGCGAGGCGCAGATTCAAGCCCCGCCCGACCTGCCGGGCCGCCCCGACAGGCCCCGCCTGGTGGCCGCCATCAAGGTGGCGAACCGCTCGCCCTTCACCCTGGCCGGCCGCGCCGGCCTGATCCACGCCATCTGCCATATCGAGTTCAATGCCATCAATCTGGCGCTGGATGCGGTGTGGCGCTTTGCCGGCATGCCCGCGCCCTACTACCTGGACTGGCTGCGCGTGGCCAGCGAGGAGGCCCTGCATTTCGGCCTACTGCACGAGCATCTGCAGAGCCTGGGCCATGGCTACGGCGACTTCGATGCGCACGACGGGCTCTGGTCCATGGCCGAGCGTACCCGCGCGGACGTGCTGGCGCGCATGGCCCTGGTACCGCGCACGCTGGAGGCGCGCGGCCTGGATGCCACCCCGCCGCTGCAGGACAAGCTGCGGCGCGCCGGCGACCTGCGCGCGGTGGAGATCCTCGACGTGATCCTGCGCGACGAGATCGGCCATGTGGAGATCGGCAACCGCTGGTACCGCCAGCTGTGCCGCGAGCGTGGGCTGGACCCGATCGCCCTCTACCCCGAGTTGGTGGCGCGCTATGAGGCGCCGCGCCTGCGCCCGCCCTTCAACCTGCCGGCACGTTCGGCGGCCGGTTTCAGCGCGGAAGAACTGGCCTATCTGCAAGGCTGA
- a CDS encoding TerC family protein, translated as MDFLLDPNIWLAFAMLTALEIVLGIDNIIFISILVGRLPAAQRDQARRLGLGFAMVSRLLLLLSLSWVMGLTADLFSLMGQGISGRDLVLLLGGLFLLYKASHEIFVEVEAREQDGPPATDSAAVKAAGQRLFWMIIGQIAVIDIVFSLDSVITAVGMVDQIGVMIAAVVASVGVMLVAAKPIGEFVDRHPSVKVLALAFLVMVGMALTAEAFDQHVPKGYLYAAMCFSLAVESLNIRARGKRQALRAQS; from the coding sequence ATGGACTTTCTGCTCGACCCCAATATCTGGCTCGCCTTCGCGATGCTGACCGCCCTGGAAATCGTCCTGGGCATCGACAACATCATCTTCATCTCCATCCTGGTGGGCCGGCTGCCGGCCGCCCAGCGCGACCAGGCGCGGCGCCTGGGCCTGGGCTTCGCGATGGTCTCGCGCCTCTTGCTGCTGCTGAGCCTGAGCTGGGTGATGGGCCTCACCGCCGATCTCTTCAGCCTGATGGGCCAGGGCATCAGCGGGCGCGACCTGGTGCTGCTGCTGGGCGGCCTGTTCCTGCTCTACAAGGCCTCGCACGAGATCTTTGTGGAGGTGGAGGCGCGCGAGCAGGATGGCCCGCCGGCCACCGACAGCGCCGCGGTGAAGGCCGCCGGCCAGCGCCTGTTCTGGATGATCATCGGCCAGATCGCGGTGATCGACATCGTGTTCTCGCTCGACTCGGTGATCACCGCGGTGGGCATGGTGGACCAGATCGGCGTGATGATCGCCGCGGTGGTGGCCTCGGTGGGCGTGATGCTGGTGGCCGCCAAGCCGATCGGCGAGTTCGTCGACCGCCATCCCTCGGTGAAGGTGCTAGCGCTGGCCTTTCTGGTGATGGTGGGCATGGCGCTCACCGCCGAAGCCTTCGACCAGCATGTGCCCAAGGGCTATCTCTATGCCGCGATGTGCTTCTCGCTCGCGGTCGAGTCGCTCAACATCCGCGCCCGCGGCAAGCGCCAGGCGCTGCGGGCCCAGTCCTGA
- a CDS encoding Bax inhibitor-1/YccA family protein has protein sequence MNQNVYAYSTGGLVSSAERNRVLRNTYWLLALSMIPTVLGAWIGVSTGLARAMSPGISMIVFMVGAFGLMFAIEKTKNSAAGVPVLLGFTFFMGLMLSRLIGAVLGLANGAGLIMTAFAGTGLIFFGMAALSSVIKRDLGNMGKFLFIGMIMLLVAGVANIFLQSSALMITLSVLAIGIFSAFILHDLKRVQDGLETNYITATLGVYLSLYNVFQSLLSLLGIFGGRDE, from the coding sequence ATGAACCAAAACGTCTACGCCTATTCCACCGGCGGCCTGGTCTCAAGCGCCGAGCGCAACCGCGTGCTGCGCAACACCTACTGGCTGCTGGCCCTCTCGATGATCCCCACCGTGCTGGGCGCCTGGATCGGCGTCAGCACCGGGCTGGCGCGCGCCATGTCGCCGGGCATCAGCATGATCGTCTTCATGGTCGGTGCCTTCGGCCTGATGTTCGCGATCGAGAAGACCAAAAACTCGGCCGCCGGCGTGCCCGTGCTCTTGGGCTTCACCTTCTTCATGGGGCTGATGCTGTCGCGCCTGATCGGTGCGGTGCTGGGCCTGGCCAATGGCGCCGGGCTCATCATGACGGCCTTTGCCGGCACCGGCCTGATCTTCTTCGGCATGGCCGCGCTGTCCAGCGTGATCAAGCGCGACCTCGGCAATATGGGCAAGTTCCTCTTCATCGGCATGATCATGTTGCTGGTGGCCGGCGTCGCCAACATCTTCCTGCAGTCCAGCGCGCTGATGATCACGCTCTCGGTGCTGGCGATCGGCATCTTCTCGGCCTTCATCCTGCATGACCTCAAGCGCGTGCAGGACGGCTTGGAGACCAACTACATCACCGCCACCCTGGGCGTCTACCTGAGCCTGTACAACGTGTTCCAGTCGCTGCTCTCGCTGCTGGGCATCTTTGGCGGCCGCGACGAGTAA
- a CDS encoding DMT family transporter: MSRVKANLLLIVIALIWGSAFVAQSHGMADVGPMMFTGVRFLVGALVVTPLMWREWRGLQAAGKPLVRRDAGKIAGLGCLLLMGAAMQQIGIVSTTVTNAGFLTALYVPLVPVLGYLLLRHLPHWSVWPGALSCLVGAFLLSGAHRLEISLGDSWVIASSLPWALHVLMVGRVADRMSAPFLVAGGQFLVCGLLALGYALVAEPSSWAGLRAAAWPILYTGVLSVGVAFTAQVVAQRYAHAADAAIILSSETVFAAMFGYWLMGDRLNSSGLAGCALIFLSMMAVQLLPMLRRR; the protein is encoded by the coding sequence GTGTCCCGTGTCAAAGCGAATCTGCTGCTGATCGTCATCGCCCTGATCTGGGGCTCGGCCTTTGTGGCGCAAAGCCATGGCATGGCGGACGTGGGGCCGATGATGTTCACGGGCGTGCGCTTTCTGGTCGGCGCGCTGGTGGTGACGCCGCTGATGTGGCGCGAATGGCGCGGCCTGCAGGCTGCGGGCAAGCCCCTGGTGCGCCGCGACGCCGGCAAGATCGCCGGTCTGGGCTGCCTGCTGCTGATGGGCGCGGCGATGCAGCAGATCGGCATCGTCAGCACCACGGTCACGAATGCCGGTTTTCTCACCGCCCTCTACGTGCCGCTGGTGCCGGTGCTGGGCTATCTGCTGCTGCGCCATCTGCCGCATTGGTCGGTCTGGCCGGGCGCGCTGTCCTGCCTGGTCGGCGCCTTCCTGCTCTCGGGCGCACACCGGCTCGAGATCAGCCTGGGCGACAGCTGGGTGATCGCCTCTTCGCTGCCCTGGGCCCTGCATGTGCTGATGGTTGGCCGCGTGGCCGACCGCATGTCCGCGCCCTTTCTGGTGGCCGGCGGCCAGTTCCTGGTCTGCGGCCTGCTGGCGCTGGGCTACGCGCTGGTGGCCGAGCCCAGCAGCTGGGCGGGCCTGCGGGCAGCCGCCTGGCCCATTCTCTACACCGGCGTGCTCTCGGTGGGCGTGGCCTTCACCGCCCAGGTGGTGGCGCAGCGCTATGCCCATGCGGCGGACGCCGCCATCATCCTCTCCTCGGAAACCGTGTTCGCCGCCATGTTCGGCTACTGGCTGATGGGCGACCGGCTCAACAGCAGCGGCCTGGCCGGTTGCGCGCTGATCTTCCTGAGCATGATGGCGGTGCAACTGCTGCCCATGCTGCGGCGCCGCTGA
- a CDS encoding Lrp/AsnC family transcriptional regulator: MSSEVQLDAIDRGILNELQRDGRISNVELAQRVHLSPSACLRRVKHLEDQGVIAQYVALVNPKAVGKQGTSYTIINLERMTTAALAAFEQAVMACPDILDCFYVAGTNDYVIRFAYKDAEDLERFHTHVLMQLPEVARSNSMLVLRTIKKTTAFEL; the protein is encoded by the coding sequence ATGAGCTCAGAAGTGCAACTGGATGCGATCGACCGCGGCATCCTGAACGAGTTGCAGCGGGACGGCCGGATCTCCAACGTGGAGCTGGCCCAGCGCGTGCATCTCTCGCCCTCTGCCTGCCTGAGGCGGGTCAAGCATCTGGAGGACCAGGGGGTGATTGCACAGTATGTGGCGCTGGTGAACCCCAAGGCGGTGGGCAAGCAGGGCACCAGCTACACCATCATCAATCTGGAGCGCATGACGACGGCGGCGCTGGCCGCCTTCGAGCAGGCGGTGATGGCCTGCCCCGACATCCTGGATTGCTTCTACGTGGCGGGCACCAACGACTACGTGATCCGCTTCGCCTACAAGGACGCCGAGGACCTGGAGCGCTTCCACACCCATGTGCTGATGCAGCTGCCCGAGGTGGCGCGTTCCAATTCGATGCTGGTGCTGCGCACCATCAAGAAGACCACCGCCTTCGAGCTCTGA
- a CDS encoding aspartate aminotransferase family protein produces the protein MAKNLDAYWMPFTANRQFKKSPRLLTRADGMYFTDDKGRQILDGIAGLWCVNAGHNRPRIVQAIQQQAAELDFAPPFQMAHPKAFELAERLVELTPAGLNKVFYTNSGSESVETALKMAIAYHRVRGEGARTRLIGRERGYHGVNFGGISVGGMVANRKMFGTMLGGVDHIRHTHDPVRNAFSVGQPAHGAEFADDLEKLIALHDASTIAAVIVEPVAGSTGVLVPPQGYLQRLREICDKHGILLIFDEVITGFGRTGNPFGAQTFGVTPDLMTVAKGLTNGCVPMGAVFAKQGIYDTFMNGPEHLIEFFHGYTYSAHPLACAAALGTLDTYAEEGLLTRATELQGYFAEAVHSLKGEPNVIDVRNIGLVGGIELSPLPGEPAKRAFNVFLDCYEQGVLVRTTGDTVALSPPLIIERSHIDRLIETVRAALRRAA, from the coding sequence ATGGCCAAGAATCTCGACGCTTACTGGATGCCTTTCACGGCAAATCGCCAGTTCAAGAAGTCGCCCCGACTCCTGACGCGCGCCGATGGCATGTATTTCACCGACGACAAGGGCCGCCAGATCCTGGACGGCATTGCCGGCCTGTGGTGCGTGAACGCCGGCCACAACCGCCCGCGCATCGTGCAGGCGATCCAGCAGCAGGCCGCCGAACTGGACTTCGCGCCGCCCTTCCAGATGGCCCATCCCAAGGCCTTCGAGTTGGCCGAACGCCTGGTCGAACTGACGCCCGCCGGCCTCAACAAGGTCTTCTATACCAACTCGGGTTCCGAGTCGGTGGAGACGGCGCTGAAGATGGCGATCGCCTACCACCGCGTGCGCGGCGAAGGCGCGCGCACCCGGCTGATCGGCCGCGAGCGCGGCTACCACGGCGTGAACTTCGGCGGCATCTCGGTGGGCGGCATGGTCGCCAACCGCAAGATGTTCGGCACCATGCTGGGCGGCGTGGACCATATCCGCCACACTCATGATCCGGTGCGCAATGCCTTCTCGGTGGGCCAGCCCGCGCATGGCGCCGAGTTCGCCGACGATCTGGAAAAGCTCATCGCCCTGCACGACGCCTCGACCATCGCCGCGGTGATCGTCGAGCCGGTGGCCGGTTCCACCGGCGTGCTGGTACCGCCGCAGGGCTATCTGCAGCGCCTGCGCGAGATCTGCGACAAGCACGGCATCCTCCTGATCTTCGACGAGGTCATCACCGGCTTCGGCCGCACCGGCAACCCCTTCGGTGCCCAGACCTTCGGCGTCACGCCCGATCTGATGACGGTGGCCAAGGGCCTCACCAACGGCTGCGTGCCGATGGGCGCGGTGTTCGCCAAGCAAGGCATCTACGACACCTTCATGAACGGGCCCGAGCACCTGATCGAGTTCTTCCACGGCTATACCTACTCGGCGCACCCGCTCGCCTGTGCCGCCGCGCTGGGCACGCTGGACACCTATGCGGAGGAGGGCCTGCTGACGCGCGCCACCGAATTGCAAGGTTATTTTGCTGAGGCCGTGCATTCGCTGAAGGGCGAGCCCAACGTCATCGACGTGCGCAATATCGGCCTGGTGGGCGGCATCGAGCTGAGCCCCCTGCCCGGCGAGCCCGCCAAGCGCGCCTTCAACGTCTTCCTCGATTGCTACGAGCAGGGCGTGCTGGTGCGCACCACCGGCGACACCGTGGCCCTGAGCCCGCCGCTGATCATCGAGCGCAGCCATATCGACCGCCTGATCGAGACCGTGCGCGCCGCGCTGCGCCGCGCGGCCTGA
- a CDS encoding NAD(P)/FAD-dependent oxidoreductase — protein sequence MSLLSTDRELTRDSYYLATAPRTQGYAPLRESIEADVAIVGGGLAGLSAAIELAERGMEVVLLEANEVGSGASGRNGGQAIHGLACDQETIEAQLGLAESRRIWAMGIEALDLIRARCERHRIDAEWQSGYLGLATSARKAADLRAWAERMAELYDYPLQWIDPGVVRQWIASPRFHAGVYDARSGHLHPLKYCLGLAAAAVRAGVRIYEQTPVTRMKEGEGGGEQITLAGPQGQVRARQVLLAGNVYLNEISPALAPRLGARIMPVGTYIVCTEPIAPERLQALIPSRSAVCDTNFVLDYFRPTADHRLLYGGRVSYSTVTPPGLKHSMRARLLESFPQLQDVGMQYAWGGFVDISMNRAPDFGRLGERRNIYYLQGFSGHGLALTGLAGRIVAEAMHGDASRFDTFAKLRHHPFPGGKLMRTPALVLGMAYYRLKDML from the coding sequence ATGAGCCTCCTGAGCACCGACCGCGAACTCACGCGCGACTCCTACTACCTGGCCACCGCGCCACGTACCCAGGGCTATGCGCCACTGCGAGAGAGCATCGAAGCCGATGTGGCCATCGTGGGCGGTGGGCTGGCGGGTCTGTCGGCCGCCATCGAGCTGGCCGAGCGCGGCATGGAGGTGGTGCTGCTGGAGGCCAACGAGGTGGGCTCGGGCGCCTCGGGGCGCAACGGCGGGCAGGCCATCCACGGCCTCGCCTGCGATCAGGAAACCATCGAGGCGCAGCTGGGCCTGGCCGAATCCAGGCGCATCTGGGCGATGGGCATCGAGGCGCTGGACCTGATACGGGCGCGCTGCGAGCGCCACCGGATCGACGCCGAATGGCAGAGCGGCTACCTGGGCCTGGCCACCAGCGCGCGCAAGGCCGCGGACTTGCGCGCCTGGGCCGAACGCATGGCCGAGCTCTACGACTACCCGCTGCAATGGATAGACCCGGGCGTGGTGCGGCAATGGATAGCCAGCCCGCGCTTTCATGCCGGCGTGTACGACGCGCGCTCGGGCCATCTGCACCCGCTCAAATACTGCCTGGGCCTGGCCGCGGCGGCCGTGCGTGCGGGCGTGCGCATCTACGAGCAGACGCCCGTCACCCGCATGAAAGAAGGCGAAGGCGGGGGCGAGCAAATCACGCTGGCCGGGCCCCAAGGCCAGGTGCGCGCGCGCCAGGTGCTGCTGGCCGGCAATGTCTACCTCAACGAGATCTCGCCCGCACTCGCGCCCAGGCTTGGTGCGCGCATCATGCCGGTGGGCACCTATATCGTGTGCACCGAGCCGATCGCGCCGGAGCGCCTGCAGGCCCTGATCCCGAGCAGGTCGGCGGTGTGCGACACCAATTTCGTGCTGGACTACTTCCGCCCCACCGCCGATCACCGCCTGCTCTATGGCGGGCGCGTGAGCTACAGCACCGTCACGCCGCCGGGCCTGAAGCACAGCATGCGCGCGCGCCTGCTGGAAAGCTTTCCGCAGCTGCAGGACGTGGGCATGCAATATGCGTGGGGTGGTTTCGTGGACATCTCCATGAACCGTGCCCCTGATTTCGGGCGCTTAGGCGAGCGCCGCAACATCTACTATCTGCAAGGCTTCTCGGGCCATGGCCTGGCGCTGACCGGCCTGGCCGGCCGCATCGTCGCCGAGGCCATGCATGGCGACGCCAGCCGCTTCGACACCTTTGCCAAACTGCGCCATCATCCCTTCCCGGGTGGCAAACTGATGCGTACGCCCGCCCTGGTACTGGGCATGGCGTACTACCGATTGAAGGACATGCTGTGA
- a CDS encoding gamma-glutamyl-gamma-aminobutyrate hydrolase family protein encodes MSTGPSKSLPQRKPVVLVPACNRQVGDHPFHIAGKKYIDAVRLAGCLPLVVPASSPAEIDELLALADGVLLTGSPSNVHPSHFDEAVHNPELPLDPDRDAWTLPLIPKALRLGMPLFAICRGFQEANVALGGSLHQAVQEQPGLRDHRAPPGLPPEIAYAEQHEVQVLPGGRLEALLGHRSISVNSLHGQGVNELAPGLRIEAVAPDGLVEAFSVAAAHGFSMCLQWHPEWQAERNPVSMKLFEAFGQACRSYAQTRRDQLREPRHDYIRDPET; translated from the coding sequence GTGAGTACCGGCCCTTCCAAATCCCTGCCCCAGCGCAAGCCCGTGGTGCTGGTGCCCGCCTGCAACCGCCAGGTCGGCGACCACCCCTTCCACATCGCCGGCAAGAAGTACATCGACGCGGTGCGCCTGGCCGGCTGCCTGCCCCTGGTGGTGCCTGCCTCCAGCCCCGCGGAAATCGACGAGCTGCTGGCGCTGGCCGACGGCGTGCTGCTGACCGGCTCGCCCTCGAACGTGCACCCCAGCCACTTCGACGAGGCCGTGCACAACCCCGAGCTGCCGCTGGACCCAGATCGCGATGCCTGGACCCTGCCGCTGATCCCCAAGGCCCTGCGGCTGGGCATGCCGCTGTTCGCGATCTGCCGCGGTTTCCAGGAGGCCAATGTGGCGCTGGGCGGCTCGCTGCACCAGGCGGTGCAGGAGCAACCCGGCCTGCGCGACCACCGCGCCCCGCCCGGCCTGCCGCCCGAGATCGCCTATGCCGAGCAGCATGAGGTCCAGGTCTTGCCCGGCGGGCGCCTGGAGGCCTTGCTGGGCCATCGCAGCATCAGCGTCAACTCCCTGCATGGCCAGGGTGTGAATGAACTGGCCCCGGGCCTGCGCATCGAAGCGGTGGCGCCCGACGGCCTGGTGGAAGCCTTCAGCGTGGCGGCCGCGCATGGCTTCTCGATGTGCTTGCAATGGCATCCCGAATGGCAGGCCGAGCGCAACCCGGTCTCGATGAAGCTCTTCGAGGCCTTTGGCCAGGCCTGCCGCAGTTATGCACAAACACGCCGCGACCAGCTGCGCGAGCCGCGCCACGACTACATCCGCGACCCCGAGACCTAG